The genomic DNA ACACTGACAGATCAGCCATTTAGAAGGTTTTTTTCATGTCTGCCTAAAGGAATCTGactactaataattataaaagctTTAAAACTAAGAATTACATCTTGCACACTTTAAGTTGTCTTCTCTGCCTAAGGAGCCATTGCGAATCAAaaccaaaattatttttaagtataagTTAAGGTGAAGGATGATAATAGTATGCTCAAATCAAGTCCCATCCCCGAGGTGATAGATCATATTTCCTTGCTGTCCTTTCTCTCTCCGAACTTTGTCGAAGAAATAACTGAAAGTAAATGCACCAGTGAATGATAAACCGTCACATGGAGAAACACTCTCATCTCAGAAACTTTCTAACTCTTTAGGGTGAGTACACCTTCAATCTGACATAAGGGAtctaagatctttttttttttttaatctttttttaatcctAAATCCCTGTCCATTGTAATGGCATTTTAAGAAAGCAGCTAatgttattctttaaaaaaaaaaattgttgtttcaAACAAGCACCCACATgggtaacatgagggtgagtaaataaggaAAGAGTTTACTTTTTGCGAACTATACAACCATTGTAATCTTAGCATGGACTTTGGTGTTTTTGCTTTTTCTAGGCTTTCTTCTTTTCATTTTTCCCTCTTCATGCCTCACCTCAGTCACAGGGAAGCAGTATGTCAGTGATATGAGACTCAGGTCTAGAGGGACTTAATTATCAAAGCTTCACAAACGTACATGTACACAACCCCTACTGCCACATGTGTGCCAGTGACTGACtttgaacaaacaaaataatGTCACTGGTCCTGGATAAAAAGCAAAACAGTTTGCCTTGGTCTTTGATTATAATGTATGCAATGTAGTTGAGGAGCAGATGCAGTTTGCTGGTGCCGCAGTGCTGACTGTGAAGGCAAAGCCACTTACGGGATTGTAAAGACAAGCTGTCTGTCCTGCAACCTTGAGGGTCACAGGGACCACAGAGACAGGCCATTTGTAAAGGAATTAATGCCTGAGCCCCTGAGCAGAAGGGAAATTGTCTTCTCACACTACTTAAAATCTTTATTCTCTctccacacacattcacataatcGTCCCCAGTCACATTAACTGGCTTTAGATTAAACACAAGTGTTTCAGTTAAACCTTGTGTTCATTGTTTGACCACATCGTAAATTGATTTTAAGAacagctttataaataaagtggTGTTTTAGCCATTAAGCAGCTTGGTCCGACTCCAAAATGCTGTTTTAAATCCCTACTGaataatttacataatatttgCAACATTTTATTAAACTTTGCATATTTTGCGGAGTGGGGAGAGTGAGTTCCCTGTTTTGTTTGATGACATTGATGGCATTTGACCCCTCAGGTTTTCAAGCCAAATTGAGCTAATTTTGGATGGAACTTCTAAAATGAGTCTTTGATAATAATTTGATCAGTCCAGTTGAGTCACAgatgatttgttttttattactttttagaaataaaaagtataaattagGCTACTATattaaatgtactgtatgaaaaaaaagtCCCCATGAGTCTCTACTGTATGTGATGtgccatattttaatattttttatataattataaatcttttattattactttCATAATCAGTTATGTACACaaaagtattttaatgttataatttatGTTATTTAGATAATGCATTATTTTGGTCATATGTGTTATCCTCACAGCATGACTATCCCTGCTGATGTTTGATTTAATTCATCATGTGGTTATTTATTTgactacatttttatatttttaatttggttATTAGTATATCAGTATGTATTTTAGGGTACAAAGGCAGATTTTGTTCAAGTATTTTGCATTGGTATATTATAGTACATAAgtggtaaaaataataaaatagtcaGTTATGAACTGTGAAATATACATATAGCCTACTGTTTTTAtaagtatatttttaatgtgaatttttggctgcaagtttatttttttttatcatgaataTACATACAGGCAAACACATCTGCCATTTTTTAATCATGAATTTTAACTGCACACATGGCATCTTCTTACCTAATTTCCAACTTGTTTTCTCCAGGAACTCTAACCAGGTGTCCTCTCACAGCTGAGACCTGTCTTGAGCACCATTAGCAGTGAACATCATGTCAGAACTAGAGGACTATTCTCCTCCTCGGGGCCACCTTCATCCTGACCCAGCTCGCATCCAGCAGAACCTCCTGGAGGAGCAGGTGGAGCTCTGGTGGTTCAGTGAGCCACGCAAATCCTTATTATGCTACTGCGCTTCAGTGGCCTTGATCTTAGGCTGCGGCCTGGGCGGCGTAGGCCTTCTttccaccaccaccagcctttcCAGCGAGTGGCGACTGGGCGCCGGAACTGCTCTTTGCCTTCTCTCTCTGGCCGTCCTCCTCAAGCAGTTGCTGAGTTCTGCTGTCCAGGACATGAACTGCGTGCGCAGCAGGCGCCGAATCAACATGTTAAAAAGTGGCGGTTTAGCTGATGTCCTCATCATGTTGATCACAGGAGTCTCTCTGCTCATTTGTGGAGCTGTCCTGCTGGATGTGGCTCTGTCCTACCACATGCCCAAACCTGGGAAAGCACTGAATGACATGTATATATCCGGGGTGGTGATGCTGGTTGGTGGGAGTTTTACAGCATTAGCAGTTGGGATTTACGCCACAGTAGTTTTCTTCTTAGAGAGATCAGGTCCGGGACAGAGACGGTGGGAGAGGACAGTGGGAATCTTCAGCATTTCAGGCCAGATGCAGGCAAGAAGAGAGACTGCTTCAAGTCTGGCTCGTCTGATATAACTGTGACTACATTAAAAATATGCCGTTCTTTTACTGAACAGGAACTGAGATGAGATAAAACAACAACACCCTCAGTGATACTTTGCAACCATTAAACTAGTCACAAATCATATGTGACATTTATGGTTACGTTTTGGCTTAAAGATCCAGGCATTAAACATTTAAGCACAAACATTCAGCTTTTACATGTGTCACTCCAATAAAGTACAGTTAAAagtactgaaaaaagcacaaaagcaTATTTAAGTTTGatctttaattaattttatgtaaaacatGCTGCTTTATCTCCACCGCTATTGGACAATATGTGCGTGTCCTTGACTGCTTTATTTATGTGTGCAATGGTGAGCATACCAAGTGGTTGTCTATCTTGGGACATCTTCAGCTTTTCAAGAGCTCTGATGTATGAGCAAATTGTGTCAATTGAATTCACGTGTTTGAATTTATACTACAACCTGAGCAGGCAATACTATGGATCAAATAAAGGATCAGAATGTCAATCTGCAGGATGTGAAcacattttgaatgtgtttttttttatgtttctaatgAAAAGAGGGATATTTTTCTTTGTAGAAACAGGGAAGCTGATCTACACTTTGATGCAAATTATCGGTAATTTGTTCTGGAGAGCTtgtgaaaaacatttacaaacagaTGGAGATAAACAGATGGCAGGTTGTAGCCATTTAGTGGAAATCGATTTCAATTTGTGCGCATAATAAACAAACTTTCAGGCTCTGCCTTGGCAACTAAGGAGAAATTACTTTGGAAATGCATGCAGCAACATAAaactttggatacatttaatATATGTGTCAATGTCAGTATATTTCATAACTGAATATTGAACCAAGTGGCATTTGAAAACATCTCAATCACACTTTCCAGACAAACCATTTAGCAAAAAGAGATTTatgaagatgaaaacaaaattataaaaaagtattgtGACTCACCTTAGTTGACTTTGCCCATAGTAATGAGCTTCACCTGTGGTTACTCTGGTAGTACACCTGTGTGAACTTAAAAGGAACTAAGGCTACACTACATCCACATTAAAGAATTAGTTACTTCCAGGATTTTGAAAAATAGATTCCTTTGAAGCTGTATTGAAACTGGAATTAGGACCTTCAACCCATTGGCTCCTATCGAAGTCcactatatgaaaaaaataaataaaaaataacttgaacaccttaaaaccctttttttttcttctctcgaCTGAAGACATTGAGGGGGGAGTAAATTatcagtatttttatattctggaagtgaactataATTTGGATAAATTTCGTCAATATTGAGGCTGTTTTTGTATAGTGAAAACTGACCTTTGAGGTTCTACCATCATTGCTGTGCCTGCTATTCACTTTCATAGAGTTACTTAACATAAATGTTACCTTGTGCAATCTTCTTATGTTCCACCAAGGACAGAATGTGTACTTTCAATTGCTGTCCTCTGGCAAAACAGCAGATGACAGTTGCATTTCAGATCATATATTAAATAGCTATTTTAAGTGTAACCTGCATGCACCAATGAGTGGTGGGATATTTTGGATACAATGATTGTGCAAAGAATAACATGATGATAGAGTCTTATTATATCTGGTCTCTCTGTATATTCTCAGTGagtgtaatttacattttaagtcCACGCAGCATTTGATGTGATTTAAGGgtttaaatgttgttaaatgtttCAGTATGGAGCAATATCTGGATAATGCTTAAATACACTATTGTGAACGTACCCTGACTTCACGCATCCCAAACATCCGCTAAAAAATGATCCTGGGACAAAATGGTTACAAATCATAGCAAAAGTGCCTCAGATAAATAAACCTCTGAGGAAGGTCAAGGACATTTGATCACATATACAACTTTTGTTATTAGTTTTATATGCACTGACATTCAGGTATTAGGTGTCCAAAACCTTTTTGAGGTCACCACAGTCTGGATTTAGTTTAAACGATTCTTTGTGTGCTCTCTGTGCAAAGCAATAATTAGATTTTCCGAAACACTACTAGTATTATTTGGtggttaaaataaaaactaatctaGAAATAACAGAAAGCTACTGGCTGGTTAAAATGTTTCAGTTTGGTTCTTTTTGTATGTGAGAAAAAGTGTTTGAGAAACCATGCAGCCGAGTCATTCATCCATGGCCCTTCCTATGAAGACTGGGCTGAGGGACCGTTTTTAGGACCGCAATGCCTGTTCACACTCACAACAAGCTGGCTATTGTGCAACAGCTGCTCAGTCACCACGCAAACAAAAGCTGACTCTGTGACCCATTGTCAACCATCTATTGGCCCGTCATGTGTGAAGACTGATAAGAATGAAGGCAAGCAAAAATAGCAATGCATACAACACCTATATTCATGGAtgattgaaaaagaaaatattttatccattcacTCATAGTCATACCCCTgcataaaacagttatttatttcAATAGCTGGAATATCCATaggtaaataaacaaaaaaataaatctttccaTACAGCAcagaaaataatcacaaaaatgctagccaaaacaaaaatcaatttattttctCAGAATGTCCTTTAGTATActattgagcaaaaaaaaaatacatatttcatattCAGTGTGAAATAAATATCAGATATTGTCATGCCATTGACCTTTGGTAAATAAAACAGTGAGGAAGCTGTTTTGACGTGACAAATAATATATTCTGCTGCCTCTGCAGGGGTGGCAGACagtattccacacacacacacacacacacacacaattgtcgCACTGATAAAACAAGTGGTGCAATGCATGCTGAATGAAAGAAAATCTGAGAGGATTTTCCCAGTTTGAACACTAACAATGACATACAAAAAATGATGTGTGATCAGATGTGTTGTCCGCTCTAGATTAAAGAAACAAACGCAATCATAATAAATACAACATCAACATGCAGCTGAGTTATTTGCTGAATGGTTCATTGCAATGTCATTAAGCATTTGCACTTTTCATTCTACCTTTAAAAGTGTGTAGGCATTTGTGGTATTTTAAGTGAGCACAAACAAACCAAACCAAAGACAAAGATATGGGCCACTCTGGTGAAAATATAGTGTTACAGTGTTGTCCTAACAGTACGCTGCCTGATTAATCATTGATTTTGAAGTCAAGGTATTCATTTCATTGGGCCTGTGGTTATGTTTACAGCTCTACAGGCATAAGATTATATCACAATGAAAGATAGTCCGGACACCTGCAGCAGAAATGAAAATAAGCAGCTTAAGTAAACATCTGACaagttaaaggaataattcaaataaaaatgaaaaaaaaaaaaacacttaagtcattccaaacctgcacagtgttattttagtatcactgactACATTTACATGTGCACAAAAATGCAATTATTTCCAAGGTCCCATTTTATAATAGGTGGCCGTAAATACTATGtactcacataaaaaaataagtacaatattgtgttcatattgtattgcaaaacacttttgctactattgaggtgggatatggGTAAGGTAAGGGACTGGTTTGGTGGTATGAGTATGTTTAAGAGTGGATAAGGTATATGGGATGGGTCAACAGGTtaactataaatgtaattacagaaataaattacaggaGTAATTAAATTGAGGatttaagtacaatgtaaaacatgattaatttaaaagtacatagtagttaGGGCCACAATCAATTTGATCAAAGTATTGTTTACATCAAGTGAAGTTTAATCACAATATTGTTTAAATCTCATATGAAGGTGGATATAAATGTAgtcattgatatactattatagttttttttatatttgaattataCTTGAATTGTAGTGTTTTGTTCCATTTtattcatatatacagtatatacacacatacacatatactgtatatagtttaAGTTTAttgagttttagttattttagtactttaacttaaAATAGctggaataaaatatgtttttatttaattttattgttatttcatttcagttaatggTTTACCGGTACTTTATTTCAAGCAATGCATTTTTATGATTATAGTTCTTAATTTagttaaaaattaaaactaaaaactgtttattttttattttgtggtagGAATGGATTCTTTTGTGtttaagtaaaagaaaaaaattgcataaaGGGCTTAGAACGACACAATGAGGGTGAAAAgtgatgtttttatatataccGTTACATATATAGGTAGATTCTAGGATGTTTCTGTAACACGACTTTAGGATTATAATCCAAAATCAATTGTTTCATGGGGTTTCACATTCATTTTGTGGTCTGACTTCCTTGTTTAATTTGTTAATCCTGATCTCAGATAAAAGCAATAGCAGTCCAACTGCTGTGTAAAAAGCAGTAGCAGTCTCACAGATGAAAAAGGACAGACAGAACAAACAACATACACAGGCGCTGTCCTTTCTCAGTTGGTCCTCAGTTCATAATCTGTCAAAAAATGTTCAAGCAAAGTGagaaagtacaaaaaataaactGGATAAATAAAATAACGAGTGCATGAAAATGCACTGAGGGCATTTGAATATGTTATTGACATTTGGGTGTTTGGATATATCCATTGTGGTTTAAGATCTGATGTCTGCTTTTGCAATTCTTATGAATAAGTGAACAGGGCTGAGGGATCAGAGTGACTCTCTCTCCTCTGGTGTCGCTGATGCAAATGGAAAACTGATAGTCTACATTAtttcaaactgtgtgtgtgtgtgtgtgtgtgtgtgtagcagacAGAGTAAGGCTCATGTTCACTGAACTTTTAATGCAGggtgaatgtaaactttatatcAGAATGATATTTGAGTAAGTGTGAGGGAATCTCTGAATATGTCTCACCTCCACTCTGAGTAATATATCGCACCCACGGTAATGCCTGATATCCACTCTTCTCGATAATCTTCAAGTATCGCACCTGTGTTTGTtaccacacacaaacaaaactgaTTACAAAATCGAATCCACTGCATCGTGACCAGTATCAAAGAATATTTTGAGGCGAATATGTGTTTTGCCGCACCTGAATGCCTGACACTGTGAAGTACGGAATCTCaaacttcactgtgattggtcGTTTGGCCTcgagttcattattttccacacTTGGCAGTCCAAAATGAGCTCGCATCATGAACTCTTTCCCGCCCTTCAACAAGTAAAGACACATCATTAGTTTTTGACACATCTAACTGTCTAATTAACACTGCAACAATCATCACTTCAGTCGTGAGTCCTAATTAACAGTTCAGTTTCTAAATGAGTCTTGTGAGTCATATTCCTAAGTGGGTGATATAAACCCTCCTGTCTCTACAAGGCTTGCAACAGCAAAAAACTCCAGAACCGATTCACAGCCTTTCAAGCCTGAAACGCCCATAACATCATCAGGATAGGAAAAACATTCTTGACTAAATGTCTGTATTCTTAgatttaaaagttattattattattatttaaagctgGTTTTGACACTAACTATACTTAAAAATAAGGCATGGAATTATATGTTCAGTACACCTTGGCTTGTACTATTTTTGATGTCctcttaaacaaaaaaacaaaaaagtttcttttttggCAGACACTTTATTCTGTATATTCTGTATACATGCTGCACCTTTGGCAAactctttagattttatttatattttgtatatatgctTCTTTGGAAAAACATAATTCTACACATAATTGCTTCTTTGGCAAACAGATTATTTAGTATAATTTGCATACAAGCTCTATACCATTTTTATGGGCTTTTGCCTTTAACTGTAGAGAAAAATggaaagaaataaacaaacaaaaaataaaaaaacaagacgtaaaagaacaataaaattactaaaataaaaagtatatataattaaaatgtatacaacaaACATTCACAAGCAgtatataaactgaaaaaaaaatttgactaataaaatatgaaataaaataaataataatacagtgtatatacagcaacaacaacaacaccaaaattgcaataaatatttaaatatgtaaatattctaTTATTGTATTGCCAATAATAGCAATATTTTTGGAAGGCTCTTAAAAGTGTGAAGTGGACTTACATTTATGTTGTCTCTGTGAAATCAGCAACAATTCGgttgatttgttgttgttgttgtttttatttcaaaatgggattTTCAGGAATCTGAATGTTAGTTATTTGCTACAAACATAAGTAAAGCATGTATGGTACATACAGGGAAGGACTTGATGTTCCATTCCACAGCACTCTTCTCAGGAACCCATTTAGCCTGGCCCGTGGTGGTCTTAAATTTGGGGGAGTCAGCATCACTGGGAACAGGAACTAAGATGGACACATTGTTGGCAGTAGAGCGGCTCTTGAACTGACTGCGGGCCTGGAGAACAGACGGAGGAACTATAGCACAACTTCGCACACCAAGTAAAACTTCCAAAGCTACACTTTCAGAAACTGAAGTTTTAGCATGGGAAGGGCAATAGGACAAAGAATGTCTATGTCAGAATCTGACAAGTCTTTGGACACAGCTCAGGTAAACTTCGAGCCATTCCCCAGGATAGAAGCCTGAAAGCTAATTACTGAAAGCAGGGAGTGTGCTCGAGGAAGCAAAGCAAGAATCAGTGGAGTGTGTATATTGTGTGTATGCGCGCAGCTTTACCTTAACCTTGATCTCTACTCGACTGTGAGAGAACTTCTCTATAACGCTCTCAATCCATATTAGAGGCTTCACCTGTCAGGACACAGGAGTGACAGAGAAAAGAATAGAGCAGTAAGTCTGTTGCCACTTATTGAGCCACTGACTTGCCTTTTTGACATGTAATcttcttaaataaattaaatacagtgTAAATACAGAAGTAATACTTCCAAGAGCATTCCATAATGTCATATTACAATATTatccattatatatattatatgaatttatgtttaaaagtgacagtgaaatgAATTATAGTCATTATATTGACAGTAATTATAGTCTTAATGCACTTCAGTTATTCCATTCTACAGCCTGGGgtcagtaaaatgtatttattttatctttggaaagaaatttaaacttttatttattaatacttaatagaaattaatacttttgtcaAGGATGTATGATGTTACAAAATacttttcaaatgaatgctgttctttccattcatcaaaaaaaaataataataataagactaataataatttcacaatattactgatttgactatatttctgattaaataaatgcagcccttgtGAGTAAAAAAATACTTCCTTCAAAAAGGTagcttatactgtatatagtgtcatatatatatatatatatatatatagtttacattaaaaaaaaaataaacatttacatttgaatGTGAATTTTGTATAAAATGCCTTTAAACgaatttataaataaagaaaaaaaaaaaaagatttatcattcaaaaaattatgaaattacttCCCATCTATTTCCTCACACTGGAAcgggaaaataaatgtaaattctttTACAAAACT from Carassius carassius chromosome 17, fCarCar2.1, whole genome shotgun sequence includes the following:
- the LOC132161133 gene encoding transmembrane protein 125 is translated as MSELEDYSPPRGHLHPDPARIQQNLLEEQVELWWFSEPRKSLLCYCASVALILGCGLGGVGLLSTTTSLSSEWRLGAGTALCLLSLAVLLKQLLSSAVQDMNCVRSRRRINMLKSGGLADVLIMLITGVSLLICGAVLLDVALSYHMPKPGKALNDMYISGVVMLVGGSFTALAVGIYATVVFFLERSGPGQRRWERTVGIFSISGQMQARRETASSLARLI